A region from the Kribbella shirazensis genome encodes:
- a CDS encoding LCP family protein has product MTPSRAARATRARRSGPRRRTALGALAIALAGILLPGTAYLVARRTRLGSVLIVVSLALYGGAAYVGLRQRDAVISWALDPSWLLWMIAGLAAVGLAWIVVLVTSYKMLRPLTSGPGSRGLGALVIGGVCFALTVSTATGAQTLMAQRDLVNKVFGESRSQTRPTINSTQDVWKQIPRLNVLLLGADDGDDRQGTRTDTVMVASIDTRTGNTSLISLTRNFMRMPFPAGSPLHKIYPTGFWNPNGEKEQPEFYLDAMYRNIPKLHPGILGPSDNEGADVLKVSVGEALGLRIHYYVQVNLAGFAQLVEALGGITVNINYPVPVGGNDDKNIPPSRYLQPGPNQKLNGPDALWFARGRYKVPTADLARQARQRCTVKAIVERATPQNVLTNYNAIAKAGEQLIRTDIPKNMLAALVTLGQRVKTAKITNIDLDKKKNFPNGRNPNYAGMREIVAQALTPVRRTTTPPRKLTTAPPSTATQPRTTPKTTTPKTATPKPDAGDLTSACAYNPGPPG; this is encoded by the coding sequence ATGACCCCGAGCAGAGCGGCACGCGCAACGCGGGCACGCCGTTCGGGTCCACGGCGGCGGACCGCCCTCGGCGCCCTGGCGATCGCCCTGGCCGGCATCCTGCTCCCCGGTACGGCGTACCTCGTCGCTCGCCGGACCAGGCTCGGCTCGGTGCTGATCGTCGTCAGCCTCGCGCTGTACGGCGGCGCGGCGTACGTCGGCCTGCGACAGCGGGACGCAGTGATCTCGTGGGCGCTCGATCCGTCGTGGCTGCTGTGGATGATCGCCGGCCTGGCCGCTGTCGGGCTCGCCTGGATCGTCGTTCTGGTCACGTCGTACAAGATGCTCCGCCCGCTGACCTCCGGACCTGGTTCACGCGGGCTCGGGGCGCTGGTCATCGGCGGGGTCTGCTTCGCGCTGACGGTGAGTACGGCGACCGGCGCGCAGACGCTGATGGCGCAACGGGACCTGGTCAACAAGGTGTTCGGCGAGTCGAGGAGCCAGACGCGGCCGACCATCAACTCGACCCAGGACGTCTGGAAACAGATACCCCGGCTGAATGTTCTGCTGCTCGGCGCGGACGACGGCGACGACCGTCAGGGGACGCGGACCGACACGGTGATGGTCGCCAGTATCGACACCCGGACCGGGAACACGTCGCTGATCTCGCTGACCCGGAACTTCATGCGGATGCCGTTCCCGGCCGGCTCGCCGCTGCACAAGATCTACCCGACCGGGTTCTGGAACCCGAACGGGGAGAAGGAGCAGCCGGAGTTCTACCTGGACGCGATGTACCGGAACATCCCGAAGCTGCACCCCGGCATCCTCGGTCCGTCGGACAACGAGGGCGCGGACGTACTGAAGGTGTCGGTCGGCGAGGCGCTCGGGCTGCGGATCCACTACTACGTGCAGGTCAACCTGGCCGGGTTCGCGCAGCTGGTCGAGGCGCTCGGCGGGATCACGGTGAACATCAACTATCCGGTCCCGGTCGGCGGCAATGACGACAAGAACATTCCGCCCAGCCGGTACCTGCAGCCTGGGCCGAACCAGAAGCTGAACGGGCCCGACGCGCTGTGGTTCGCGCGCGGGCGCTACAAGGTCCCGACCGCGGACCTCGCCCGCCAGGCCCGGCAGCGCTGCACGGTCAAGGCGATCGTGGAGCGCGCGACGCCGCAGAACGTGCTCACCAACTACAACGCGATCGCGAAGGCCGGCGAGCAACTGATCCGCACCGACATCCCGAAGAACATGCTCGCCGCGCTCGTCACCCTCGGCCAGCGGGTCAAGACCGCGAAGATCACCAACATCGACCTCGACAAGAAGAAGAACTTCCCGAACGGCCGCAACCCGAACTACGCCGGTATGCGCGAGATCGTGGCACAGGCCCTCACCCCGGTCCGGCGTACGACGACGCCGCCGCGCAAACTCACCACCGCGCCGCCGTCCACCGCGACCCAGCCGCGCACCACACCCAAGACCACCACACCCAAGACCGCCACACCCAAGCCCGACGCCGGGGACCTGACCTCGGCCTGCGCCTACAACCCGGGACCGCCCGGCTAG
- a CDS encoding GNAT family N-acetyltransferase: MTDIQVRRALVRRAGADDAESLVRLRGLMLAAMGNDIGGPDAPWRKTALDWFAEQLATPDTFAAYVVDDPNAGVVAGAAGNVYVHPPGPRDLTTIRGHLYNVSTEPAFRRRGLARACVVALMDWFRDETGVGQVELHASDDGIELYRGLGFIESTYPTLRFRTTRA, encoded by the coding sequence GTGACCGACATTCAGGTACGACGGGCGCTGGTCAGACGAGCAGGGGCTGACGACGCGGAGTCCTTGGTCCGGTTGCGCGGGTTGATGCTCGCCGCGATGGGCAACGACATCGGCGGGCCGGACGCGCCGTGGCGGAAGACCGCGCTCGACTGGTTCGCCGAACAGCTCGCCACGCCGGACACGTTCGCGGCGTACGTCGTCGACGACCCGAACGCCGGCGTGGTCGCGGGCGCGGCGGGCAACGTGTACGTGCACCCGCCGGGCCCGAGGGACCTGACCACGATTCGTGGCCACTTGTACAACGTGTCCACCGAGCCCGCGTTCAGGCGGCGTGGGCTGGCACGGGCGTGTGTGGTCGCGCTGATGGACTGGTTCCGGGACGAGACCGGCGTCGGTCAGGTCGAGTTGCACGCGAGCGACGACGGCATCGAGCTCTACCGCGGCCTCGGGTTCATCGAGTCGACCTACCCGACGCTCCGCTTCCGGACCACCAGGGCGTAG
- a CDS encoding DUF3152 domain-containing protein, whose product MRWTVVRSVGLAIAAVVAVGAMFQLPASPFTRHGLPERGVVPASVQSTAPLHPLTPAAPLRPLQPLTPAVPLEPPAPEAPQSAPRSAAPAEAISYPVAGTRSYGVLPGDPAVIGRAGTLLRFQVAVEGGIAGIDRAGFARFVRVTYGGAQGWASRGAWRFQQVGPGTNSDFTVMLVTPATRDLICGGAPDRYTSCRIGNQVVLNVARWVHGVRGYRASLTTYRQYMINHETGHRLGRGHELCRGPGRPAPVMQQQSLGLHGCTAYAWPYLNGLAYDGRPGQYDDPIPHS is encoded by the coding sequence ATGCGCTGGACTGTGGTCAGATCGGTCGGACTCGCGATCGCGGCGGTGGTCGCGGTCGGGGCGATGTTCCAGTTACCCGCCAGCCCGTTCACGCGGCACGGGCTCCCGGAGCGCGGCGTCGTACCGGCGTCCGTCCAGTCGACCGCGCCGCTTCACCCGCTCACCCCGGCCGCGCCGCTCCGGCCGCTCCAGCCGCTCACCCCGGCCGTGCCGCTCGAGCCGCCCGCGCCGGAAGCGCCGCAGTCGGCGCCGCGGAGTGCGGCACCGGCGGAAGCGATCTCGTACCCGGTGGCGGGGACGCGGTCGTACGGCGTACTGCCCGGGGATCCCGCGGTGATCGGTAGGGCGGGGACTCTGCTGCGCTTCCAGGTCGCCGTCGAGGGCGGGATCGCGGGGATCGACCGGGCCGGGTTCGCGCGGTTCGTGCGGGTGACGTACGGCGGTGCGCAGGGCTGGGCGTCGCGCGGGGCGTGGCGGTTCCAGCAGGTCGGGCCCGGAACGAACTCCGACTTCACGGTCATGCTGGTCACGCCGGCGACGCGGGACCTGATCTGTGGTGGGGCGCCGGACCGGTACACGAGTTGCCGGATCGGGAACCAGGTCGTGCTGAACGTGGCGCGATGGGTGCACGGAGTGCGGGGGTACCGCGCGTCGCTGACGACGTACCGGCAGTACATGATCAACCACGAGACAGGCCACCGGCTCGGCCGCGGCCACGAGCTGTGCCGGGGGCCGGGCCGGCCGGCGCCGGTCATGCAGCAACAGAGCCTCGGCCTGCACGGCTGCACGGCGTACGCCTGGCCGTACCTCAACGGCCTCGCCTACGACGGCCGTCCGGGCCAGTACGACGACCCGATCCCTCACTCCTGA
- a CDS encoding VOC family protein, with protein MFHDTKAFSGFSVDDIPAAKEFYGTTLGIDVGEENGMLQLRIAGGNPVLVYPKENHVPAEYTVLNFPVGDIEATARELVARGIAFEKYGDTQDELGIHRGGGPLIAWFKDPAGNVLSIIQE; from the coding sequence ATGTTTCACGACACCAAGGCGTTCAGCGGGTTCTCGGTGGACGACATCCCGGCGGCGAAGGAGTTCTACGGAACGACGCTGGGCATCGACGTCGGCGAGGAGAACGGGATGCTGCAGTTGCGGATCGCGGGCGGGAATCCGGTCCTCGTGTATCCGAAGGAGAACCACGTGCCGGCGGAGTACACGGTGCTGAACTTCCCGGTCGGCGACATCGAGGCGACGGCGCGTGAGCTGGTCGCGCGCGGCATCGCGTTCGAGAAGTACGGCGACACTCAGGACGAGCTCGGGATCCATCGCGGCGGGGGCCCGTTGATCGCCTGGTTCAAGGACCCGGCGGGCAACGTGTTGTCGATCATTCAGGAGTGA
- a CDS encoding MarR family transcriptional regulator, which yields MTIEDARISPPSKGSENEPRVANTLVVPERVIGGVVPSPVRTGPAGIAAVQTEHLISDVGDALRLLDAVERVRGHAHPLILGLQEAVGMKMPAALVLSAIANGRGTSDAVAQQVGITPGEAELAIADLEALGMVRTAPALAVTAMGQARLSQLDGLTVRVLDVITGILGPTDAGHLVRLLHTVADGLESASVAAAVNPVHPEVVVHE from the coding sequence GTGACCATCGAAGACGCACGCATCAGCCCGCCGTCGAAGGGATCCGAGAACGAGCCACGGGTGGCCAACACCCTCGTCGTGCCCGAGCGAGTCATCGGGGGTGTCGTGCCCTCGCCGGTGCGGACCGGCCCCGCGGGGATCGCGGCCGTCCAGACCGAGCACCTGATCAGCGACGTCGGCGACGCGCTCCGCCTGCTCGACGCGGTCGAGCGCGTCCGGGGTCACGCGCATCCGTTGATCCTCGGTCTGCAGGAAGCGGTCGGGATGAAGATGCCGGCGGCCCTGGTGCTGAGCGCGATCGCGAACGGTCGCGGCACCTCGGACGCGGTCGCCCAGCAGGTCGGCATCACACCCGGCGAGGCGGAGCTCGCGATCGCCGACCTGGAGGCGCTCGGCATGGTCCGGACCGCGCCGGCGTTGGCCGTCACCGCGATGGGCCAGGCCCGCCTCTCCCAGCTCGACGGCCTCACCGTCCGCGTTCTCGACGTCATCACCGGCATCCTCGGCCCGACCGACGCCGGCCACCTCGTCCGCCTCCTCCACACCGTCGCCGACGGCCTCGAGTCAGCCTCCGTGGCCGCCGCCGTCAACCCGGTCCACCCCGAGGTGGTCGTGCACGAGTAG
- a CDS encoding SDR family NAD(P)-dependent oxidoreductase — protein sequence MQLRAKRALVIGGGGGGIGRATTEAFGNEGAAVVVADLDPRRAEEAADAVRAAGGTAYPISGDVRSATDIEAMVAGAVEKLGGLDVLVTVVGGQVAFVPAVKLHEMADEDWDTIYEVNLRYVARAVRAALRVFLDQGTGGTIVSVGSVTGFMAAPEQAAYGVMKAGLLSLARTVAAEYARDGIRMNVAAAGAIATAVANATVDAEVVEEIPAGRFGRSEEVAGAVVYLASDAASYITGQQVVLDGGVSVRGPFG from the coding sequence ATGCAGCTGCGTGCGAAACGGGCCCTGGTGATCGGTGGCGGTGGCGGCGGGATCGGCCGTGCGACGACCGAGGCCTTCGGCAACGAAGGTGCGGCGGTGGTGGTCGCGGACCTCGATCCGCGGCGCGCCGAGGAGGCCGCGGACGCGGTACGGGCAGCGGGCGGTACGGCATACCCGATCTCCGGTGACGTCCGCTCGGCGACCGACATCGAGGCGATGGTCGCGGGTGCGGTCGAGAAGCTCGGCGGGCTCGACGTACTCGTCACCGTCGTCGGCGGACAGGTCGCGTTCGTGCCCGCGGTGAAGCTGCACGAGATGGCCGACGAGGACTGGGACACGATCTACGAGGTCAACCTCCGGTACGTCGCCCGCGCGGTCCGGGCGGCGCTGCGCGTCTTCCTCGACCAGGGCACCGGCGGGACGATCGTCAGCGTCGGGTCGGTGACCGGGTTCATGGCCGCGCCGGAGCAGGCGGCGTACGGCGTGATGAAGGCCGGGCTGCTCAGCCTGGCCCGCACGGTCGCCGCCGAGTACGCGCGTGACGGGATCCGGATGAACGTCGCCGCGGCCGGCGCGATCGCCACCGCGGTCGCCAACGCGACGGTAGACGCCGAGGTCGTCGAGGAGATCCCGGCCGGCCGGTTCGGTCGCTCCGAGGAGGTGGCCGGCGCGGTGGTGTACCTCGCCTCGGACGCGGCGTCGTACATCACCGGGCAGCAGGTCGTACTCGACGGCGGCGTCTCGGTGCGCGGTCCGTTCGGGTAA